A single genomic interval of Oryza sativa Japonica Group chromosome 7, ASM3414082v1 harbors:
- the LOC136357388 gene encoding uncharacterized protein, whose translation MDSRDDDARWRQLGPLLHARDLAPADLDAALALARAYAAMERFDLAARECERALALALADDTAAAAAEELLHLQLEPPPTKEARMLAKERLRFLLLQASSKAVAMAAAAAADDDERRRGFLTVSVEDLKAHYTGEPLSDAQMSALACAVDLAKDTGDWICWMCPDPQCMMVFLTAECFQSHVADEFFPDLQRSPLLVPERISEEQEAELIGSCAVKLAPSDDDDDDESERFLSKIKSTLQRIKDRKALSVDLLDNLVEFTNRWTIEEETAAAAASADPPQNPICSIAKLHPVALHVLALTLDMIVPGFFERSTMPGLSAGDDDAKLQDSNDHFDYVSVVREDFVPSIVVEEDALRIIIDGSSSNQDALFRWLSRPRRQDPVTSWNNMRQACLDNGARVLEKLIASAAALVEKIELKRGLIEMNTHESYFTKKAKLDIDILQLDAEVDDLKKKLVEVCTCDYRKVSLPAMKDYLWDKLRDDPPEKVLCSEDGNVADC comes from the exons ATGGAcagccgcgacgacgacgccaggTGGCGGCAGCTCGGCCCTCTCCTCCACGCCAGGGACCTCGCCCCGGCCGACCTCGACGCCGCCCTCGCGCTCGCCAGGGCGTACGCCGCCATGGAGCGGTTCGATCTCGCGGCGCGGGAGTGCGAGCGCgcgctcgccctcgccctcgccgacgacacggcggcggcggcggcggaggagcttcTGCACCTGCAGCtggagccgccgccgaccaaAGAGGCGCGGATGCTCGCCAAGGAGCGGCTCcggttcctcctcctccaggccTCGTCGAAGgccgtcgccatggccgccgccgccgccgccgacgacgacgagcgccgccgcggcttcCTGACGGTGAGCGTCGAGGATCTGAAAGCGCACTACACAGGAGAGCCACTATCGGACGCTCAGATGAGCGCCCTCGCCTGCGCGGTGGACTTGGCCAAGGACACCGGAGATTGGATCTGCTGGATGTGCCCCGATCCGCAATGCATGATGGTTTTCCTCACCGCGGAGTGCTTCCAGTCGCACGTCGCAGACGAGTTCTTCCCGGATCTCCAACGATCGCCGCTGCTCGTGCCGGAGAGAATATCTGAAGAACAAGAGGCAGAGCTGATCGGATCTTGCGCGGTTAAATTAGCGCCAtccgatgacgatgatgatgatgagagcgAGAGGTTCTTGAGCAAGATCAAGAGCACGCTCCAGCGCATCAAGGATCGCAAGGCACTGTCCGTCGATCTCTTGGATAACCTGGTCGAATTCACCAACAGATGGACGATTGAAGaagaaacagcagcagcagctgcttctGCTGATCCTCCCCAGAATCCTATCTGCAGCATCGCTAAGCTGCATCCTGTGGCGCTTCACGTCCTGGCACTCACTCTGGATATGATTGTGCCTGGATTTTTTGAACGATCGACTATGCCTGGATTGAgtgctggtgatgatgatgCCAAGCTGCAGGATAGTAATGATCATTTTGATTATGTCTCGGTCGTTCGTGAGGATTTCGTTCCTTCCATAGTTGTCGAAGAGGATGCGTTAAGGATCATTATCGATGGTTCTTCTAGCAATCAAGATGCTCTCTTTCGCTGGCTATCTAGACCTCGGAGACAAGACCCGGTTACTTCATGGAACAACATGAGGCAAGCCTGTCTTGATAACGGAGCTCGTGTCCTCGAAAAGTTGATTGCAAGTGCAGCTGCATTGGTAGAGAAAATCGAGCTAAAACGTGGCTTAATAGAGATGAATACGCATGAAAGTTATTTTACTAAAAAG GCTAAATTAGATATCGATATCTTGCAATTGGATGCCGAAGTTGATGATTTGAAGAAAAAGCTCGTGGAAGTCTGTACTTGTGATTATCGTAAAGTCAGCTTACCAGCCATGAAGGATTACCTATGG GATAAACTGCGCGATGATCCACCTGAAAAGGTATTATGTTCCGAGGATGGTAATGTTGCTGACTGCTGA
- the LOC4343371 gene encoding uncharacterized protein isoform X1, whose product MAGVVVGSKSNRDWSDCDAAFREEAGRAIVALTEEGEQGHAHGLSLATALVGRYPWSPLARAILARCYLQRNSRQQERVQLELAAVLAPRCPHIASLLIDALISMDLFDEAAEVRDRALRVAEPTDPALHYTFVSNRYSSADHHDNPFDLEYRKAHGRETIRGQRARIEKGKGQAAASPEPASTPEWPPETVDLGIAGDRWSRMSEEERQALLKVSFGEMKSYCRSRGLMDMTSMLSDAEVFVKKGWSCPFCSGMIYVEFAAFKSHIDEEHIVGKEFLSLVPERISDSERELLRSWRWEPTDGDDLAGRTKILREVKEIVFELIDLEVVSLNLLYIMHKFIMNRVRPVAPLVVSMCGSCGIGQLSSTHLQELCELLKPLKLVVQTQRGWEHQKHHNDEQESQQDSLVVHTHRGCNHHKRRNGEQESQQDSLVGITWSQETGTLSFDCEKIASRETDGSSQADRLFACLLSEPLLEDPMELCFSMWRECFVDGPDILNNISRALGKAKLKFSSWEELKGIQGGVYFLPKAIFERDIDIKTYFDSWIGSARVEMLLIDAEVDYWKESLLKTCQVDCLAVISPIAKACLWAKLVNDPLEDALLAHPQNCHKPQVPLDAILRSLWHIRRFCGDLWEIPCISPDVKARVYRAILLRIFRSWDQCKTCDLPSSAIFMVDSLRSFVIDEKAGNISAYRVVESILERLHVAQTPLHFEFKGESLVPQTAIVPSLLGCICLAHNLFGLHIIEKKCNCVNEVPMKTKSTFFHSINLGSVEGTTLESFSELLKAVDKQSVCDFRNGGCGHRITRYLWYPPHFFMIVLRWPDNKGNHINMHKVLISLAAELDISHIYEGLQSESMYTLVSAVCYDDEGRQYLCFGRDEARWLIHDSTTVQQAESWKGLIDRYSQANLRPEILFFEHGRKRDHRLLL is encoded by the exons ATGGCGGGTGTTGTCGTGGGGAGCAAGAGCAACCGGGACTGGTCGGACTGCGACGCCGCCTTCCGCGAGGAGGCGGGCAGGGCGATCGTCGCGCTGACGGAGGAGGGCGAGCAAGGGCACGCGCACGGGCTCTCGCTCGCGACGGCGCTCGTCGGCAGGTACCCGTGGTCGCCACTCGCCCGCGCCATCCTCGCGCGCTGCTACCTTCAGCGCAACAGTCGGCAGCAGGAGAGGGTTCAGCTCGAGCTGGCGGCGGTGCTCGCCCCGCGCTGCCCCCACATCGCCTCGCTGCTCATCGACGCGCTCATCTCCATGGATTTGTTTGACGAGGCAGCGGAGGTGCGTGACCGCGCCCTCCGCGTGGCGGAGCCCACCGACCCGGCGTTGCACTACACCTTCGTGAGCAACCGCTACTCCTCCGCCGATCATCACGACAACCCCTTCGATCTCGAGTACAGGAAAGCCCACGGCCGAGAGACGATCCGCGGGCAGCGTGCGAGGATCGAGAAGGGCAAGGGGCAAGCCGCGGCTTCACCGGAGCCCGCGTCCACGCCGGAGTGGCCGCCGGAAACCGTCGACCTCGGAATCGCCGGCGATCGCTGGAGCCGCATgagcgaggaggagcggcaaGCGCTCCTCAAGGTGAGTTTTGGAGAGATGAAGTCGTACTGCCGCTCACGAGGGTTGATGGATATGACAAGTATGCTTTCCGATGCTGAGGTGTTCGTCAAGaagggttggtcttgccctttCTGCTCCGGAATGATCTACGTGGAATTCGCGGCTTTCAAGAGTCACATCGATGAGGAACATATTGTGGGCAAAGAATTTCTGTCATTAGTACCCGAAAGAATATCTGACAGTGAGAGGGAGCTTCTCAGATCATGGAGATGGGAGCCAACCGATGGAGATGATTTGGCAGGGAGGACAAAGATCTTGCGCGAGGTTAAGGAAATCGTCTTTGAGCTCATTGATTTGGAAGTCGTTTCTCTCAACCTTCTGTACATCATGCACAAGTTCATAATGAACCGGGTCAGGCCAGTAGCACCTTTGGTAGTATCCATGTGTGGGTCTTGTGGGATTGGACAGTTGAGTTCCACACACCTTCAGGAACTGTGTGAATTGCTCAAGCCGCTTAAGCTCGTTGTGCAGACCCAGAGAGGTTGGGAACATCAGAAGCATCACAATGATGAACAAGAGAGCCAGCAAGATTCGCTCGTTGTGCATACCCATAGAGGCTGCAACCATCATAAGCGTCGCAATGGCGAACAAGAGAGCCAGCAAGATTCGCTTGTTGGGATTACCTGGTCCCAAGAGACAGGCACACTATCTTTTGATTGTGAGAAGATTGCATCAAGAGAAACTGATGGTTCTAGCCAGGCAGATCGACTTTTTGCCTGTCTATTATCTGAACCTTTGCTTGAGGATCCCATGGAATTGTGTTTCAGCATGTGGAGAGAATGTTTTGTTGATGGACCTGACATTCTTAACAACATAAGTCGAGCATTGGGTAAAGCGAAGCTGAAATTCAGCTCATGGGAAGAGCTAAAAGGAATACAAGGAGGTGTTTATTTCCTTCCTAAGGCCATTTTTGAGAGAGATATTGACATCAAGACTTATTTTGATTCTTGg ATTGGCTCTGCACGAGTTGAGATGCTATTAATTGATGCTGAGGTGGATTACTGGAAGGAAAGTCTTCTGAAAACTTGTCAAGTTGATTGCCTTGCGGTTATTTCACCTATTGCAAAGGCTTGCCTTTGG GCAAAATTGGTTAATGATCCCCTAGAGGATGCTTTACTTGCTCATCCACAAAATTGTCATAAACCACAGGTTCCTTTGGATGCCATTCTCCGG TCTTTGTGGCACATAAGGAGATTCTGCGGTGATCTCTGGGAGATACCATGTATATCCCCTGATGTTAAAGCCAGAGTATATCGCGCTATCTTGTTGCGTATCTTCCGTTCTTGGGACCAGTGCAAAACATGTGACCTACCTAGTTCAGCGATATTCATGGTTGATTCTTTGAGAAGTTTTGTGATTGATGAAAAG gctGGAAACATTTCTGCGTATAGAGTTGTTGAATCAATCCTTGAGAGGCTGCACGTGGCACAAACTCCTTTGCATTTTGAGTTCAAGGGTGAATCTTTGGTGCCACAAACAGCAATAGTGCCCAGCCTTCTGGGTTGTATATGCCTAGCACACAATCTTTTTGGGTTGCACATTATTGAGAAGAAATGCAACTGTGTGAATGAGGTCCCCATGAAAACCAAGTCTACATTCTTCCACAGTATTAATTTGGGTTCTGTTGAAGGAACTACG TTGGAGTCTTTCAGTGAACTCTTGAAAGCTGTAGACAAGCAGTCAGTTTGTGACTTCAGGAATGGTGGCTGTGGGCATAGGATTACCCGATACCTATGGTATCCACCACATTTTTTCATGATAG TTTTGAGATGGCCAGACAACAAGGGAAACCATATtaacatgcataaagtattgaTCAGCCTAGCAGCGGAGTTGGACATTAGTCATATCTACGAAGGTCTGCAATCAGAAAGCATGTACACTCTGGTTTCTGCA GTATGCTATGATGATGAGGGGCGG
- the LOC4343371 gene encoding uncharacterized protein isoform X2 gives MAGVVVGSKSNRDWSDCDAAFREEAGRAIVALTEEGEQGHAHGLSLATALVGRYPWSPLARAILARCYLQRNSRQQERVQLELAAVLAPRCPHIASLLIDALISMDLFDEAAEVRDRALRVAEPTDPALHYTFVSNRYSSADHHDNPFDLEYRKAHGRETIRGQRARIEKGKGQAAASPEPASTPEWPPETVDLGIAGDRWSRMSEEERQALLKVSFGEMKSYCRSRGLMDMTSMLSDAEVFVKKGWSCPFCSGMIYVEFAAFKSHIDEEHIVGKEFLSLVPERISDSERELLRSWRWEPTDGDDLAGRTKILREVKEIVFELIDLEVVSLNLLYIMHKFIMNRVRPVAPLVVSMCGSCGIGQLSSTHLQELCELLKPLKLVVQTQRGWEHQKHHNDEQESQQDSLVVHTHRGCNHHKRRNGEQESQQDSLVGITWSQETGTLSFDCEKIASRETDGSSQADRLFACLLSEPLLEDPMELCFSMWRECFVDGPDILNNISRALGKAKLKFSSWEELKGIQGGVYFLPKAIFERDIDIKTYFDSWIGSARVEMLLIDAEVDYWKESLLKTCQVDCLAVISPIAKACLWAKLVNDPLEDALLAHPQNCHKPQVPLDAILRSLWHIRRFCGDLWEIPCISPDVKARVYRAILLRIFRSWDQCKTCDLPSSAIFMVDSLRSFVIDEKAGNISAYRVVESILERLHVAQTPLHFEFKGESLVPQTAIVPSLLGCICLAHNLFGLHIIEKKCNCVNEVPMKTKSTFFHSINLGSVEGTTLESFSELLKAVDKQSVCDFRNGGCGHRITRYLWYPPHFFMIVLRWPDNKGNHINMHKVLISLAAELDISHIYEGLQSESMYTLVSAVCYDDEGRQYLCFGRDEARWLIHDSTTVQAIPSS, from the exons ATGGCGGGTGTTGTCGTGGGGAGCAAGAGCAACCGGGACTGGTCGGACTGCGACGCCGCCTTCCGCGAGGAGGCGGGCAGGGCGATCGTCGCGCTGACGGAGGAGGGCGAGCAAGGGCACGCGCACGGGCTCTCGCTCGCGACGGCGCTCGTCGGCAGGTACCCGTGGTCGCCACTCGCCCGCGCCATCCTCGCGCGCTGCTACCTTCAGCGCAACAGTCGGCAGCAGGAGAGGGTTCAGCTCGAGCTGGCGGCGGTGCTCGCCCCGCGCTGCCCCCACATCGCCTCGCTGCTCATCGACGCGCTCATCTCCATGGATTTGTTTGACGAGGCAGCGGAGGTGCGTGACCGCGCCCTCCGCGTGGCGGAGCCCACCGACCCGGCGTTGCACTACACCTTCGTGAGCAACCGCTACTCCTCCGCCGATCATCACGACAACCCCTTCGATCTCGAGTACAGGAAAGCCCACGGCCGAGAGACGATCCGCGGGCAGCGTGCGAGGATCGAGAAGGGCAAGGGGCAAGCCGCGGCTTCACCGGAGCCCGCGTCCACGCCGGAGTGGCCGCCGGAAACCGTCGACCTCGGAATCGCCGGCGATCGCTGGAGCCGCATgagcgaggaggagcggcaaGCGCTCCTCAAGGTGAGTTTTGGAGAGATGAAGTCGTACTGCCGCTCACGAGGGTTGATGGATATGACAAGTATGCTTTCCGATGCTGAGGTGTTCGTCAAGaagggttggtcttgccctttCTGCTCCGGAATGATCTACGTGGAATTCGCGGCTTTCAAGAGTCACATCGATGAGGAACATATTGTGGGCAAAGAATTTCTGTCATTAGTACCCGAAAGAATATCTGACAGTGAGAGGGAGCTTCTCAGATCATGGAGATGGGAGCCAACCGATGGAGATGATTTGGCAGGGAGGACAAAGATCTTGCGCGAGGTTAAGGAAATCGTCTTTGAGCTCATTGATTTGGAAGTCGTTTCTCTCAACCTTCTGTACATCATGCACAAGTTCATAATGAACCGGGTCAGGCCAGTAGCACCTTTGGTAGTATCCATGTGTGGGTCTTGTGGGATTGGACAGTTGAGTTCCACACACCTTCAGGAACTGTGTGAATTGCTCAAGCCGCTTAAGCTCGTTGTGCAGACCCAGAGAGGTTGGGAACATCAGAAGCATCACAATGATGAACAAGAGAGCCAGCAAGATTCGCTCGTTGTGCATACCCATAGAGGCTGCAACCATCATAAGCGTCGCAATGGCGAACAAGAGAGCCAGCAAGATTCGCTTGTTGGGATTACCTGGTCCCAAGAGACAGGCACACTATCTTTTGATTGTGAGAAGATTGCATCAAGAGAAACTGATGGTTCTAGCCAGGCAGATCGACTTTTTGCCTGTCTATTATCTGAACCTTTGCTTGAGGATCCCATGGAATTGTGTTTCAGCATGTGGAGAGAATGTTTTGTTGATGGACCTGACATTCTTAACAACATAAGTCGAGCATTGGGTAAAGCGAAGCTGAAATTCAGCTCATGGGAAGAGCTAAAAGGAATACAAGGAGGTGTTTATTTCCTTCCTAAGGCCATTTTTGAGAGAGATATTGACATCAAGACTTATTTTGATTCTTGg ATTGGCTCTGCACGAGTTGAGATGCTATTAATTGATGCTGAGGTGGATTACTGGAAGGAAAGTCTTCTGAAAACTTGTCAAGTTGATTGCCTTGCGGTTATTTCACCTATTGCAAAGGCTTGCCTTTGG GCAAAATTGGTTAATGATCCCCTAGAGGATGCTTTACTTGCTCATCCACAAAATTGTCATAAACCACAGGTTCCTTTGGATGCCATTCTCCGG TCTTTGTGGCACATAAGGAGATTCTGCGGTGATCTCTGGGAGATACCATGTATATCCCCTGATGTTAAAGCCAGAGTATATCGCGCTATCTTGTTGCGTATCTTCCGTTCTTGGGACCAGTGCAAAACATGTGACCTACCTAGTTCAGCGATATTCATGGTTGATTCTTTGAGAAGTTTTGTGATTGATGAAAAG gctGGAAACATTTCTGCGTATAGAGTTGTTGAATCAATCCTTGAGAGGCTGCACGTGGCACAAACTCCTTTGCATTTTGAGTTCAAGGGTGAATCTTTGGTGCCACAAACAGCAATAGTGCCCAGCCTTCTGGGTTGTATATGCCTAGCACACAATCTTTTTGGGTTGCACATTATTGAGAAGAAATGCAACTGTGTGAATGAGGTCCCCATGAAAACCAAGTCTACATTCTTCCACAGTATTAATTTGGGTTCTGTTGAAGGAACTACG TTGGAGTCTTTCAGTGAACTCTTGAAAGCTGTAGACAAGCAGTCAGTTTGTGACTTCAGGAATGGTGGCTGTGGGCATAGGATTACCCGATACCTATGGTATCCACCACATTTTTTCATGATAG TTTTGAGATGGCCAGACAACAAGGGAAACCATATtaacatgcataaagtattgaTCAGCCTAGCAGCGGAGTTGGACATTAGTCATATCTACGAAGGTCTGCAATCAGAAAGCATGTACACTCTGGTTTCTGCA GTATGCTATGATGATGAGGGGCGG